One Pararge aegeria chromosome 1, ilParAegt1.1, whole genome shotgun sequence genomic region harbors:
- the LOC120623446 gene encoding uncharacterized protein LOC120623446, producing MWKKRKRSGAVKRRIIRKYLNITNYKPEDSINSEPSFIGQEINTLNWTTHSQAHPSTSNEGSVGKTLNGVDGEDLVKPLEPDDNFSLCSSTSTSIDDDNEYSKNMLFRQRIKEWATERNISQIALNDLAAIVNDRFPGILPRDARTILGTIQQIRIKTIKGGEYWHNGLTKCLKKSLEKWIDVPAKIALNFNFDGLPIFKSSNKEFWPILCTIFERPDIEPFVIGIYYGVGKPNQIDEYLNDFVNEMENLLKDGIYIEQFKKTVSIEIRCFTCDSPARAYIKGVCNFNAKHGCLKCVTVGEYSHVSHTVTFPETNCRPRTDQEFREKKYGPHHKKDSPLLRLPVDMIEDFPVADSLHLVDLGIMKRLLVGWRNGNFGKYITKWSARDTELVSIFLHKCKLPSEIHRSVRGLDCLSHWKASEYRSFLFYLSIVILPDVLSHDAFSHFLAFFCGITICSSKNYSHFLPLAKELLQYFVEHYKDFYGADYVTSNVHNVVHIADEVRRFGPLHTFSAYPFENKLYLIKRMLRHGNKPLAQVAKRFSEDAESLETTRSRKNQQLTNQDPFVTTTKRKR from the exons ATGtggaaaaaaaggaaaagatcTGGTGCAGTCAAGAGGAGAATTAtaaggaaatatttaaatataacaaattataaaccaGAGGACAGTATCAATAGTGAACCATCATTTATTGggcaagaaataaatacattaaattggACAACCCACAGTCAAGCGCATCCATCGACGTCTAACGAAGGTTCCGTAGGAAAAACATTAAACGGTGTCGACGGTGAGGATTTAGTTAAACCTTTGGAACCTGATGATAACTTTTCTTTATGCAGCAGCACAAGTACTTcaattgatgatgataacgagTATTCAAAAAATATGTTGTTTCGTCAGCGAATAAAGGAATGGGCTACAGAAAGAAATATATCTCAAATAGCTCTAAACGATTTAGCCGCTATTGTTAATGACAGATTTCCCGGAATATTACCGCGTGACGCTAGAACAATTTTAGGTACTATCCAACAAATACGTATCAAAACGATTAAAGGAGGTGAATACTGGCATAATGGCCTCACAAAATGTTTAAAGAAATCATTAGAGAAATGGATTGATGTCCCTGCTAAAATTgctttaaatttcaatttcgacGGTCTCccaatatttaaaagttcaaataaagagttttggCCAATTTTGTGCACTATATTTGAAAGACCTGATATTGAGCCGTTTGTAATTGGAATCTATTATGGTGTTGGAAAACCAAATCAAATTGacgaatatttaaatgatttcGTGAACGAAATGGAAAATTTACTTAAAGACGGAATATACATTGAACAATTCAAAAAGACAGTATCCATTGAAATCAGATGTTTTACGTGTGATTCCCCTGCAAGAGCTTACATTAAAG GTGTTTGCAATTTTAATGCAAAGCACGGTTGCTTAAAATGTGTTACAGTAGGAGAGTATTCACATGTATCTCATACAGTGACTTTTCCTGAAACGAATTGTCGCCCTAGGACGGACCAAGAATTTcgtgaaaaaaaatatgggcCTCACCACAAAAAAGATTCTCCTCTACTGCGATTACCTGTAGATATGATAGAAGACTTCCCTGTAGCAGATTCTCTACACCTTGTTGATTTGGGAATAATGAAGCGCCTATTAGTTGGTTGGCGCAATGGTAATTTTGGAAAATATATAACCAAATGGAGTGCGAGAGACACCGAATTGGTTTCAATTTTTCTACACAAATGTAAATTGCCATCTGAAATTCACAGATCGGTGAGAGGACTTGACTGTCTTTCTCATTGGAAAGCATCTGAGTATAGAtctttcttgttttatttaagcATTGTCATACTTCCAGACGTATTATCACATGATGCATTTTCACATTTTCTGGCGTTTTTTTGCGGTATAACAATATGTTCTAGTAAAAACTATAGTCATTTTCTTCCTTTGGCAAAAGAGCTCTTACAGTATTTTGTTGAACATTACAAAGACTTTTACGGAGCGGATTATGTTACTAGTAATGTTCATAATGTAGTCCATATCGCAGATGAAGTGCGACGATTCGGCCCACTTCATACATTCAGCGCTTATCCTTTTGAAAACAAGTTGTATCTAATTAAAAGGATGCTGAGGCACGGTAACAAACCTCTTGCTCAAGTGGCAAAAAGATTTAGTGAAGATGCAGAATCGTTAGAAACGACGAGGAGCAGAAAAAATCAACAACTCACAAATCAAGACCCTTTTGTGACTACTACTAAAAGAAAACGTTAG
- the LOC120623452 gene encoding uncharacterized protein LOC120623452, with product MAEEKLINLVRLHECLYNIKSRHYSDQHMKNNAWEQIAKEFNKTPQECLKMWTNIRNNYRKAIKNRTSKSGDSAKPQRPIKHERELQFLTTFLQNRAQVSNLDSSSEDTQDSFLDSLQSRPQSQMSHSDSQNSRPRSQNITTAEILKNYIDSKNNEDEHPIDIFFKSMSATVKSLPKKLQLQVKRDVLLIVNKAEIEYSEMLEAPQHIETTRSINEPSTSKQKPPVNQSNYTMDDFSYYTPQATSVNNEDNIHSTLKYTPTPIPRCQDQNIEISDYQNIETNDYQNL from the exons ATGGCGGAAGAAAAGCTAATTAATTTAGTTCGTCTACACGAGtgtttatacaatataaaatcgCGTCACTACAGTGACCAACACATGAAAAATAATGCGTGGGAGCAAATCGCCAAAGAATTCAATAAAACAC ctCAAGAATGCCTCAAGATGTGGACGAACATCAGAAACAACTATCGAAAAGCGATAAAAAATAGAACAAGCAAAAGTGGTGATTCTGCAAAGCCACAAAGGCCAATAAAACACGAAAGAGAACTCCAATTCTTAActacatttttacaaaatagaGCACAGGTATCTAATTTAGATTCGTCTTCCGAGGACACACAAGATTCTTTCTTGGATTCTCTTCAATCACGGCCACAATCACAAATGTCACATTCAGATTCACAAAACTCGCGTCCTCGATCACAAAACATAACCACAGCtgagatattaaaaaattatatagattcTAAAAATAACGAAGATGAACAtcctatagatatattttttaaatcaatgtctGCTACAGTAAAATCTTTACCGAAAAAGTTGCAACTTCAAGTGAAAAGAGATGTATTGCTTATTGTTAATAAGGCAGAAATCGAATATTCAGAAATGTTAGAAGCACCACAGCATATTGAAACAACAAGATCTATTAATGAACCATCCACATCGAAACAAAAACCTCCTGTGAATCAATCAAACTACACCATGGACGATTTTTCTTATTACACACCCCAAGCAACATCCGTAAATAACGAGGACAACATACATTCAACATTGAAATATACACCGACACCCATACCTAGATGCCAAGACCAAAACATTGAAATCAGTGATTACCAGAATATTGAAACCAATGATTaccagaatttgtaa